A single Zootoca vivipara chromosome 1, rZooViv1.1, whole genome shotgun sequence DNA region contains:
- the LOC118084373 gene encoding retinol dehydrogenase 12 isoform X1: MLVFVGSVLALFASVPLLIFVVAPFFRKFVAGGVCKSAVKLNGKVVVITGANTGIGKETARDLAGRGAKVILACRDMAKAETAACEIRTKTGNQEVTAKKLDLADTKSIREFAENFLKEEKELHILINNAGVMLCPYSKTADGFEMHLGVNHLGHFLLTFLLIDCLKQSAPARIVNVSSLAHHGGRIRFHDLQGEKCYNRGLAYCHSKLANILFTRELARRLQGTGVTVNALHPGTVSSELFRHSTIIDILWKRLPFFLKTPVEGAQTSVYCAVAEELESVSGKYFSDCKPAYVSPQGRNEETAKKLWDVSCELLGIHWD, translated from the exons GAAGTTTGTTGCAGGAGGAGTGTGCAAGTCTGCCGTGAAGCTCAATGGGAAGGTCGTTGTGATCACAGGGGCCAACACTGGCATTGGCAAGGAAACTGCCCGAGACCTTGCAGGAAGAG GTGCCAAAGTCATCCTTGCTTGCAGAGATATGGCAAAGGCAGAAACAGCAGCCTGTGAAATCCGGACCAAGACAGGGAATCAGGAAGTTACAGCAAAGAAACTGGACTTGGCAGACACCAAGTCAATTCGAGAATTTGCTGAGAATTTCCTCAAAG AGGAGAAAGAACTCCATATCCTCATTAACAATGCAGGGGTTATGCTGTGCCCCTACTCCAAGACAGCTGATGGCTTTGAGATGCATCTAGGAGTCAACCACCTTG GGCACTTCCTTTTAACATTCCTGTTGATAGACTGCCTGAAGCAGTCTGCACCAGCACGCATAGTCAATGTATCCTCACTGGCCCATCATGGTGGGAGGATTCGCTTCCATGACCTCCAGGGCGAGAAGTGCTACAATCGGGGCCTGGCATACTGTCATAGCAAACTGGCCAATATTCTCTTTACCCGGGAGTTGGCCAGACGACTGCAAG GCACTGGCGTCACTGTAAATGCCCTGCATCCTGGAACAGTCTCTTCTGAATTATTCCGCCATTCAACTATAATAGATATTTTATGGAAAAGGTTGCCTTTCTTCTTGAAGACACCGGTGGAAGGAGCCCAAACCAGTGTGTATTGTGCAGTGGCAGAGGAGCTGGAATCAGTGAGTGGGAAGTATTTCAG TGACTGCAAACCAGCATATGTATCTCCTCAAGGGCGCAATGAAGAAACAGCGAAGAAGCTCTGGGACGTCAGCTGTGAACTATTAGGCATCCATTGGGACTGA
- the LOC118084373 gene encoding retinol dehydrogenase 12 isoform X2: protein MLVFVGSVLALFASVPLLIFVVAPFFRKFVAGGVCKSAVKLNGKVVVITGANTGIGKETARDLAGRGAKVILACRDMAKAETAACEIRTKTGNQEVTAKKLDLADTKSIREFAENFLKGHFLLTFLLIDCLKQSAPARIVNVSSLAHHGGRIRFHDLQGEKCYNRGLAYCHSKLANILFTRELARRLQGTGVTVNALHPGTVSSELFRHSTIIDILWKRLPFFLKTPVEGAQTSVYCAVAEELESVSGKYFSDCKPAYVSPQGRNEETAKKLWDVSCELLGIHWD from the exons GAAGTTTGTTGCAGGAGGAGTGTGCAAGTCTGCCGTGAAGCTCAATGGGAAGGTCGTTGTGATCACAGGGGCCAACACTGGCATTGGCAAGGAAACTGCCCGAGACCTTGCAGGAAGAG GTGCCAAAGTCATCCTTGCTTGCAGAGATATGGCAAAGGCAGAAACAGCAGCCTGTGAAATCCGGACCAAGACAGGGAATCAGGAAGTTACAGCAAAGAAACTGGACTTGGCAGACACCAAGTCAATTCGAGAATTTGCTGAGAATTTCCTCAAAG GGCACTTCCTTTTAACATTCCTGTTGATAGACTGCCTGAAGCAGTCTGCACCAGCACGCATAGTCAATGTATCCTCACTGGCCCATCATGGTGGGAGGATTCGCTTCCATGACCTCCAGGGCGAGAAGTGCTACAATCGGGGCCTGGCATACTGTCATAGCAAACTGGCCAATATTCTCTTTACCCGGGAGTTGGCCAGACGACTGCAAG GCACTGGCGTCACTGTAAATGCCCTGCATCCTGGAACAGTCTCTTCTGAATTATTCCGCCATTCAACTATAATAGATATTTTATGGAAAAGGTTGCCTTTCTTCTTGAAGACACCGGTGGAAGGAGCCCAAACCAGTGTGTATTGTGCAGTGGCAGAGGAGCTGGAATCAGTGAGTGGGAAGTATTTCAG TGACTGCAAACCAGCATATGTATCTCCTCAAGGGCGCAATGAAGAAACAGCGAAGAAGCTCTGGGACGTCAGCTGTGAACTATTAGGCATCCATTGGGACTGA
- the LOC118084373 gene encoding retinol dehydrogenase 12 isoform X3, with protein MVFCAKVILACRDMAKAETAACEIRTKTGNQEVTAKKLDLADTKSIREFAENFLKEEKELHILINNAGVMLCPYSKTADGFEMHLGVNHLGHFLLTFLLIDCLKQSAPARIVNVSSLAHHGGRIRFHDLQGEKCYNRGLAYCHSKLANILFTRELARRLQGTGVTVNALHPGTVSSELFRHSTIIDILWKRLPFFLKTPVEGAQTSVYCAVAEELESVSGKYFSDCKPAYVSPQGRNEETAKKLWDVSCELLGIHWD; from the exons ATGGTCTTTT GTGCCAAAGTCATCCTTGCTTGCAGAGATATGGCAAAGGCAGAAACAGCAGCCTGTGAAATCCGGACCAAGACAGGGAATCAGGAAGTTACAGCAAAGAAACTGGACTTGGCAGACACCAAGTCAATTCGAGAATTTGCTGAGAATTTCCTCAAAG AGGAGAAAGAACTCCATATCCTCATTAACAATGCAGGGGTTATGCTGTGCCCCTACTCCAAGACAGCTGATGGCTTTGAGATGCATCTAGGAGTCAACCACCTTG GGCACTTCCTTTTAACATTCCTGTTGATAGACTGCCTGAAGCAGTCTGCACCAGCACGCATAGTCAATGTATCCTCACTGGCCCATCATGGTGGGAGGATTCGCTTCCATGACCTCCAGGGCGAGAAGTGCTACAATCGGGGCCTGGCATACTGTCATAGCAAACTGGCCAATATTCTCTTTACCCGGGAGTTGGCCAGACGACTGCAAG GCACTGGCGTCACTGTAAATGCCCTGCATCCTGGAACAGTCTCTTCTGAATTATTCCGCCATTCAACTATAATAGATATTTTATGGAAAAGGTTGCCTTTCTTCTTGAAGACACCGGTGGAAGGAGCCCAAACCAGTGTGTATTGTGCAGTGGCAGAGGAGCTGGAATCAGTGAGTGGGAAGTATTTCAG TGACTGCAAACCAGCATATGTATCTCCTCAAGGGCGCAATGAAGAAACAGCGAAGAAGCTCTGGGACGTCAGCTGTGAACTATTAGGCATCCATTGGGACTGA